The DNA window AGGTGGACAAGCTTCAGAGAGTCccaccacatatctgtgccagccattcatttaaaccagctgatttaaTTAGCACAACTTTTCAGCTacagcagctaattagtgagatcacctgtgttaagtgcacagttaCCGTAGAACCAATAAATGGTTGGATGTTTACTTTCTGaagttggacttttccacctctggtcacAATATACCTGATATGAAAATATTGTGTCATGCTTGTTTTGTAATAACCATGAAGAGCCTTTCTTACCATCCTTAGCTTTGGTGAGATCAATTTGACATTCTCTACACAGGCATACATGCACATAGCCACATAAGGCCCCCAGGTCAACAGCAGAACCTTAATTGGGATAGTGGTGTTGAACtgaaagagacaaaaagagatgaACAGTCATCGTATTGAACAAACTTACAGTAGAAAGGCCAAGCAGAAGGATTTAGTGCAGTGGCATCACCAATCATAGGTACATTAGTCTTATGCTGTGCACTGCAAttgtatgcatatgtatgtagaTGACATAATGCTATATTCCATCTGCAAGTTGAATTTTGAGCATTTAACATGCTTGATGGCGTGGTTTTTTATAACAGTGAAGCAGTTAGGCTTTGGTATGTGGAGCTCTGTACCTTGTAGTTGTGAGTCTTCTTGAAGTATTTGTAGATGGTGCTATAGCAGTCATGCATCACAAATAGAGGGACGAGGAGGTAGACGAAGGTAATTGTCAGCATGTAGGTGATGTAGTTCctgttgggaaaaaaaaaacatttgagctTAAATTCGAGTATGGTGGCATTCTTCTGCTGAGCTGCTATTATGCCTATTTCCAATTCTGAGGACTTGGACAAAGCTGCTATGGATGAAAATGGAcaagttaagcctaccttacactgacaagatttgggaaagattcttgaaagattgtagtcttttgagtaaagcttgaatgagggggattagttaaaagactacaatcttttaaGAATCTTTCcgaaatcttgtcagtgtaaggtagggtTTAGGTGATGATCTGGAGCAGTAAGATGCTTATTTAAGTAGCtagcagcatcatcatcataatcatgtTCATAAATGATGGTACAGATAGACACTTCATGATATCCTGTTCCAATTGTACAATCAAATctgtttttttaaagacaaaaaagtaaaaataggAACAGGAATATTGAAAGAAACTGGGAAGATTCACTGAATGTTCATTCCAGTCTTTTCTAACTCTCTATTTCATACACTCCAAAGTATTTCTTCTTCTGGTCTGGTATTTCAATCTTGTACTGACCCAGCTCATTCAAAGACGGAATTAATCGGGAGGGCAATAGTGGAGCTTGGAGAGCCCCAAGTCTGCTTAGTGCAAGGTTATGTTTGAAATTATTTTACTCAAACTATCTATTAGATCAGGTGAACAGGTCAGGTTAACATTTTAATTTGATATTGTTTACTGTTACACTTATTAATCCATTATTTACTTCCAATTTATTAGTAGAGAACCTCAAATCGGTATTGCAGGTATTGCAGTAGCAGGCCTACCACTCGACCAACCCTGCTACCAGTCgtcgtagtagtagtagtagtagtagtagtagcagtagtagtagtagtagtaaattTAGTAGTGCAGAAACAGTAATAGGACGTTAAGTTACCTGTCTCCTTTGGTGTAATCCAGAGTGCAGCAGGTCCTCATTGGCTCAAAGTCAAACTCTCCCCAGCCAAAAtagggcagagggagagatgccCAGAAGATGGCCACTACCCAGACCACAGTGCAGATGGTGCCAGAGGTAGCCCAGAACAATGGCTGCCCTGTGAGGGTAAAGAGTGATATCAATTTGAAAATCAGATTTGATAGCCTGTAGACATCTctgactacatacagtatgtacgtgCTTTTTAGTCATCTTAGAGAAAGAAATACTGGATATACAATTCTATTGTGTTACTGGTCTTCAAAAGCATATAGCTTAAAACATCATTTTGTTCACGTTCATTGTACACTAAAAATATTGATCCAAATGAGCAAAATGTGTATGTTATTATGTTAACTATAAATGTAATAAGCAATAGTCCTAATTGGAGCCTTCTCTGTCCTTTCAGTCTAAATTCACAGAAATGAAACTGTGTTTCTATATGTTGGTATAATACTCACTGGTAGCCCAATAGTGATACTTGTCCCATGAAATCACAACAAGAAAGCTGATAGCTGCATAGATGGCAATTAATCCCTGGAAGCCATGGTTGATACACCCCTCCTGACCATATGGCCAGACCCTGTCACAAGAGGTTGTTGAGATTGTGAGATCAGTTatagcatagagagagagagagtctatctTTCActattttcatttcactcacaTAAAGACTATCGATTTTTCTCTGAATTGTTACATGAAATGTTACACTGTACACTTCTCAGTGCAGAAACCCCATTGTGAGGCCAACAAAGACAAGGTTATAAAATATAAGTGAACATAGGCCTACCTGATATAACTGGCGTAGGCGGCAATGAGGCCGTTCACATTGAGCATAAGGTCAGCAATATTCAGATTGAACACTATGAAGTTGCTTGGAGTCCTCTGGTCTCTGATTAGGATAAAGGACAGCGCTGCTATAGAGTTCAGAAATAATCCCAGAAGACCTGTGCGGAACAAGCAAGTGCATACAAAATCACAACCGGGCAATTAGTAAGACACTCCTTCAACTTTCAAGTTTACAACATTTACAATTTTGAATTGAAACATTCACTGGTAATGGGCTAATAGGCCATTTAATATGAAAAAGCATACTTTGATTTCAACAGATAGTTAGTGTTAATGTCAAATGTAACAGCTGCGACAAATTCTCTACTTGGGTCTACTGAATCCGTTCGTTATGCTTGTAGCCTTTCCATAAACAGTGCAATCTATGCATGTGACCGTCTGCACATGACAGCCTCACTTACCCTCCACAAGCAGAGCAGTGCCGAATCCAAACATATCAAAATCAGTAAAGCCCTCCGGTAAAGTATAGGCCGCCATTTTTAGCGGTTTGGTTTCTCCCAGATATGATTTGTGTCTCTGACTATAGTGTAGAGCGCAGTGAGTTTTGAAGCTCAAGTCTTTATAGGGTCTGTTTCACGTGAAAGGGCGTAAAAGCCATTAATCTGGTTAACCTCCCCCCGAATCCCTCAAAGAATTTCCTTACACTCAGTATCAGACTAGGGGCCGACCTCAATAGAAGGTTCCACACAAGTCTTGCTGTTGCACAAGTTTCTGCAACAGTGGCTCTGCTGCTGTTGGAATGCGCTATTGCGCACGCTAACCTCCCTTGTTTTGTCTGGTGCCGCGGGAAGATGCTCTACATTGCTTGCCTTTTGCCATCAGAGAGCCAATGCAACTTTCAAGCTATTTCTGTGCTTTTTTCGTTGGGCTCAGAGATAAAATATGCCTAAATCAATCAAGTAAAAACAATTGTAGATAGGCTTTATGGTTTTAGGGATTGGCCGCCCTATAAGGATAGCCTGTGAATTGTAAACAACTTTCACAGATCAATATCTCAGTTCTCATGTATGCTATTGAAGTCTGTAGAAAAATAGCAGTTTCagttacattttaaaaatgcgtggattttaaaaaagtggattttgatCTCCAACTCTTCACAGTAATTCATCTATAACAGTTGCTTCACCATAAGACTTTCACCATAAGTTGAGCCATTAACCTATAATCTCTTTATGTTTGGGAAATCTAAAGCTCTGTGGGTACTCAAAGCCCTGTATATTGTGTTCTGTGTTGGTCTCTTAGTGAGTTTCAATGTCCCCTCTGAACTCGTCTTTAGAGATACAATGAAGGTATTAGAGGACTCAACATTTGAAAGTTATGATAGTAATTCTATATTTTTTGTGCCTATTATGATGAACTACTGTAGGTCAACATTTTTGTcatatttcatcaaaaacatcaCATTATCACATCACTTTACAATTGCACCTTCAGTGTGTCTAAATTTAACTATGGAATATCAATTAGGGGTGGGgaaagaaatgcaaaaaaaaaagaaaaacaaggaaaaaaagaggaacgTTCATTTGCCCTTTTTAGGCTGGATAAAATCTTGAATTGAGTAACTCGAAAAAGTTACCATGTTTATGTGGAAGTAATGCGGCTCACGGTGGGCACAGTCATAAGCCTCTCTTGGCACATAGGCTGCCACACCGCTTCCACTGCAAGTAAAGCCACTAAACAAAGACTGCACTCAGACACAAAGGCAAGGCTGactgtttgtggaatttcagAGTATTGTGAAACGTCAAAGACATGTGTGAGTGCGAAACACAAATCCCAAAGCAAGTGTGAGTGACTGGTCTGTGAGTGACTGACCGGTCTGTGTGGGACTGCCGCTGCTCACATGTCAGCTACGCCGCCTGACCGTGGCACTCCTGCCTCCGGGCAGATGTTCCCTGGCAGCCTCGAAGCTTAGGCCAGCAGCTGTAATACAAGTAAGCTTATTTGATGCTGCAAAATTCACATGTACAGTGGACTGTGTTCGGGGCACAGCACTAAATACTGTATGCATTAATATTAAGTCCCTGATAGGCATAGCATGCCCGCCCGGATTAAAGGCTTTCCAGATGTCTGTCAGAGGCATTCAAATCCCATCCTGCTTTGACCCTAGAAGCCAGCACCTGGACAGTGACCTTTCTTGAGGACA is part of the Sardina pilchardus chromosome 22, fSarPil1.1, whole genome shotgun sequence genome and encodes:
- the rgrb gene encoding retinal G protein coupled receptor b, translated to MAAYTLPEGFTDFDMFGFGTALLVEGLLGLFLNSIAALSFILIRDQRTPSNFIVFNLNIADLMLNVNGLIAAYASYIRVWPYGQEGCINHGFQGLIAIYAAISFLVVISWDKYHYWATRQPLFWATSGTICTVVWVVAIFWASLPLPYFGWGEFDFEPMRTCCTLDYTKGDRNYITYMLTITFVYLLVPLFVMHDCYSTIYKYFKKTHNYKFNTTIPIKVLLLTWGPYVAMCMYACVENVKLISPKLRMLLPVIAKTSPIFHAVLYSFTNEAYRGGIWQLLTGQRVADKRK